The Streptomyces sp. NBC_00236 DNA window TCCGGGTCGTCGGTCACAGCGGCCGCCCGTATCCGGGCGGCGAGGAGCCCTCCAGCGGACGGGTGTGCGCGGTGGACAGCAGTTGCAGCCCGAGCCGCAGCCGGCGACGCGCCTCGTCCTCGGTGACCCCGAGGTCGGTCGCGGTCTGCCGGTAGTCGCGGCGCTGGATGTACGCGAGCTCCAGCGCGGCCCGCAGCGGCGCGGGCATGGACGCGACGATGTAGTCGGCCCGGGCCGCCGCGGTGGCCAGCCGCACCCGCTCCTCCAGGTCGGCCGGGGCGAAGCCGGCCGCGTCGTCCCCGTCGTCGTCCTCGCGGACGCCGTACTCGTCGTCCGTCCGCGCGGCGGCGGCCCTGCGCAGCCGCTGCACGGACTCGCGGTGCGTGAGCCGGGCGACCCAGGCGCGCATCGAGCCCTGCTTGGGGTCGTACGCGTTCGGGTTCTCCCACACGTAGCCGAACACCTCGCGGGTCACGAGGTCCGCGGCGCTCTCGTCGTCCAGCATCCGGCTGGCCTGACTGTGCACGAGGGAGGCGAACCGGTCGTAGAGCTCACCGAGGGCCGCGGCCTCGCCGCGTGCCAGCCGCTGCTGCATGCTGCGGTCCCAGCGGGGTGGTGCGTTTTTAGCCATACGACCCCCAGCCCTGTCCCGTCAGGGCCTCGTGCCCTGTACCCCTCGTCACATCGAATGTAGTCGGCAAGGCTGACCGAGCACGCCCCTTTACGGCAAGTACGTCCCCGCGATCGCCCTGGATGGTAGGGAATGCGGCGCCCCGCAGGGTCGGAATCGGACCCGAAGTGATCATTTCTGCCCGAAACCGTTCTGGGCCTTCCTGCGGGGGGCGGTGTTTCATGGGGAGTACGCCGGGGCAGCCGCGAGGAGGAACGCAAACTTCCGGATCACTGGAATCCCCCGGGATCCCCGGAGCGAGAGGCCCAGTCGCGTGACACTGAGAGTGGCCGAGACCGAGCGGGGCGAGTGGACCGTTCTGCACATGCACGGCGAACTGGACCTGGTGACCTCACCCGTCGTCCGCCAGTCCGTCCACGACGCGGTGGCGGTGGGCCGCCACAACGTCGTGCTGGACCTCTCCGAGGTCTTCTTCTGCGACTCCAGTGGCGTCGGTGTCCTGATCGCCTCCCGCCGTCTGATGCGCTCCTGCGGGGGCCGGCTGCGGCTGATCCTGCCCGCGCGGGGCGCCGAGGACGGCTCCCACGTCAACCGGGTGCTCGGTGCGCTGGGCGTACGGCGGCTGTTCGAGGTCTACCCGGACTGGGACTCCGCCGTCGACGACGAAGCCCAGCCGCTCTCGGCCTGAACGGCCGCCACCGCCCGCCCGCGGCGGACATTAATACCGGGTTGTCACACTGGTGACGCGCGTAAGTGACACGTGACGCCTGCGGGCGTCGTACGCTCCCCGCATGGACAGCGCAGAGTATGAGCGCAAGATCGCCTTCCGCTTCGCCGCCTTCGACCAGGACGGCAACGGATACATCGATCGCGCGGATTTCAGTGCCGCCGCGGCCCGTCTGCTCACCGAATTCGGTACGACGGCCCGCTGCGACAAGGGCCAGGCGCTCTACAGCGGCGCCGAGGCGTTCTGGCAGGGCATGGCGGGCATCGCCGACGTTGACGGGGACCAGCGGGTCACCCGGGAGGAATTCGTGGGCGGCGCGGTGAAACGCCTCCGCGACAACCCCGAGCGCTTCGCGGAGATCGCCCGCCCCTTCCTGCGGGCGGCGATCGCCGTGGCCGACCCGGAGAACGACGGCGCCGCCGCGGTGTCCGCCGTCGAGCGGGCCCTGCGGGTCCTCGGCGCGAGCGCGGACGCGGCGGCGTTCGCGGCGCAGAGCCTGGACGCGGACCGGGACGGGCGGATCGCGGAGGCGGACGCGGTGGCGGCGTTCGCCGCGTATGTCACTGTGATCGAGCCTGACGCGTAGCCCTTGGGCGGGCGGCGGCGGTGCTTTGACCTTGCCCCTGTCCGGGGCGCGGGTTTTGTCCTCAAGCGCCGGACGGGCTTGTGTGCGGCCCCGCCGCGGGGTGCGCCTGTGTGCGGTGGGTGGGGGTGGGGTCCCTCCGGGGAGACTCCTCAAAAATGGCGTGTGTACCCCGGTACGTAAACGACCCGGGTCGTACGCCATTTTCTGCGGGGACTCCCCTGCACGCCCCCACCCGGCATCGCCTGCGTCTGCACGCCGGTGGGACTGCTGCCGCAGACGCAAGGCGGCCGGTCCGGGGCCGTGCAGGGGAGTCCCCGCAGGACGACGAACGGATACCGGGGTCCGCTGCGTGGGACTGGAAACGTTCGTCGTTTGAGGAGACGCCCCGGAGGGGCACCGGACCCCACCCGGGGGTCAAGGCGCACCCCGCGGAGCAAGCCGCACAAACAAGCCCGTCCGGCGCTTGAGGACGGAACCCCGCCTCACGCGAACCGTTCGCGCAGCTGGTACTTCAGGACCTTGCGGAGCGCCTCGTTGCGGGGCAGCGCGTCGACCAGTTCCAGTTGCTCCGGGAGCTTGTGGACCGACAGGCCCTCGCCCCGCAGGTAGGCCGTCAGCTCGGGGAGGGTGAGTGCGGCGGCGCCGGGGGGCTGTTCCACCACCGCGCAGACGCGTTCGCCGCGTGACTGGTCCGGGAGGCCGATCACCGCCGCGTCGCCCACGCCGGGGTGGCGGGCCAGGAGGTCCTCTATCTCCTTCGCCGAGATGTTCTCGCCCTTGCGGATGATGATGTCCTTCAGCCGGCCGGTGAGCACGAGGTGCCCGCTCGGCCGGACATGCCCGACGTCCCCCGTGATCAGGAAGCCCTCGGCGTCGAAGGGGGAGGGGGAGGTGGACGCCAGGTAGCCCCGGCAGACCGCCTCGCCCCGGAGCCGTACCTCGCCGTCCGTCCCGTGCGGCACCGGCTTGCCGTCCTCGTCGGTGATCCGGATCTCCATGCCCTCGGGCGGGCGGCCCTCCGTCTCGGCGAGGTGTTCCACCGTGTCGTCGGGGGCGCCCATCGTGATCATCGGGACCTCGGTCATGCCGTAGCCGTGGGTGAGCTGGACGCCCATCTCGCGGACCACCGCGTGGTACAGCTCGGGGGGTTTCGGGGCGCCGCCGCCGGCCAGCAGCCGGAGGGTGGGGACGACCGGGCGGCCCGGGTCCTTGCGCTGTTCCGCCAGGAACATCGAGTAGAACGCGGTGGAGCCCCCTGCGACCGTGACCCCGTGGCGCCGATAGCCCGCAAGGGCGTCCGGCATCGCGAAGTGCTCGAAGAGGACTGCGGGGAAGCCGTAGAGGAGGAGCATCACCGCGTAGTCCGGGCCGCCGACGTGGGCGAACGGGAAGGCCACCGAGCCGATGTCGTCCGCCGACAGGTGCAGCGCGTGGGCCAGGCAGGAGCCGCCCGCGATCAGGCTGCGGTCGGTGTGCAGGACGCCCTTCGGGTCGGACGTGGTGCCCGAGGTCCAGTAGATCCAGCGCACCGCCGTGCCGTCGGAGGGCGGTGGGGGCAAGAAGGAAGGGTCGCCGTCCGGGAGGGTGTCGTACGCCTCGATGAGCTCCGGCGGGTGTGCGAGGTCCGCGGAGAGGCGGGCGGCCATCGCGGTGTGGTCGAAGCCGCGCCAGGTGCCCGGCACCGCGAAGTACTCCGCCTTCGACTCGCGCAGGGCGAAGCCGACCTCGCGGTCGCGGTAGAAGGGGATGACGGGGCTCTGCACTGCCCCGATCCGGGCCAGTGCGAAGGAGAGCAGCGCCGTTTCGAGGCGCGTCGGCAGTTGCCAGGCGACGACGGTGCCGGGGCGTACGCCCAGGGCGTACAGGCCCGCCGCCACCCGTTCGGCCCGGGTGCGCAGTTCGCCGAAGGTGAGCGTGCGGTCGTCCTGGATCAGGAAGGTCCGCTCCGGCGTCAGGGCGGCCCGGCGTTCGATGAGCTCCCAGAAGGTGCCCGATGCACCCAGGGCGTGTGCGGTCTCGTTCACGGCGAACCCCTCACAGCTGACGGGTAGTCAGATCGTGCGGAGAGCGTAGAGCGCTGCGCCTTGTCGGTCCAGGGGTGCGGGGCTAGCCTGTGGGCGACGTCAATCTGACGGGTCATCAGAAATGCGTGCGCCGAAGGGGACACCATGACGGAACTGCCTCGGATCGTCAGCGTCGACGACCATGTGATCGAGCCGCCGCACCTCTTCTCGACCTGGCTGCCCGCCAAGTACCGCGAGCGCGGACCGCAGCCCCTGACCGCGGGCATCGGCGAGCTGGCGTACACCGGCGGCAAGTACGTCATCACGATGGACCCGGACGGGCCGCCGACCGACTGGTGGATCTACGAGGACCTCAAGTTCCCGTACAAGCGGAACATCGCCGCCGTGGGTTTCGACCGGGACGACATGACGCTGGAGGGGATCACCCGGGCCGAGATGCGGCGGGGGTGCTGGGACCCCGTCGAGCGGCTGAAGGACATGGACCTCAACCATGTCGAGGCGAGCCTCTGCTTTCCCACCTTCCCGCGCTTCTGCGGGCAGACCTTCGCCGAGGCCCACGACAAGGAGGTCGCGCTCGCCTGTGTGCGCGCGTACAACGACTGGATGGTCGAGGAGTGGTGCGGGGACAGCGGCGGCCGGCTGATCCCGCTCTGCATCATCCCGCTCTGGGACATCGATCTGGCCGTTGCGGAGATCAGGCGGAACGCCGCGCGGGGAGTGCGGGCGGTGACCTTCTCGGAGATCCCGACCTATCTGGGGCTGCCGTCGATCCACACCGGGTACTGGGACCCGTTCTTCGCCGTCTGCCAGGAGACCGGCACGGTCGTGAACATGCACATCGGCTCCAGCTCGCAGATGCCGGCCGCCTCGCCGGACGCCCCGCCGGCCGTCCAGGCCTCGCTCTCCTTCAACAACGCGATGGCCTCGATGATGGACTTCCTGTTCAGCGGGGTGCTGGTGAAGTTCCCGCAGCTCAAGCTCGCGTACAGCGAGGGCCAGATGGGCTGGATCCCGTACGCCCTGGAGCGCGCCGACGACGTCTGGGAGGAGCACCGGGCCTGGGGAGGGGTGCGCGATCTGATTCCCGAGCCGCCGTCCACGTACTACTACCGGCAGATGTTCTGCTGCTTCTTCCGCGACAAGCACGGCGTCGCGTCGCTCGATGTCGTCGGGCGTGACAACGCGACGTTCGAGACGGACTACCCGCACGTGGACTCGACCTTCCCGCACACCAAGGAGGTCGCGCTCGACCACGTCAAGGGACTGGACGACGAGACCGTCTACAAACTGATGCGCGGGAACGCGATCCGGATGCTCGGTCTCGACCTCGACAAGTAGGCGCGCACGTCATGGACCTTGCGTACACGGAGGAAGAGGAAGCCTTTCGGGCGCGGCTGCGGGAGTGGCTGGGTTCGGTGCTCCCGGGGCTGCCCGGGAAGCCGGACCCCGGTGACTGGCCGGGGCGCAGGGCGTACGACGCCGGCTGGCAGCGGCTGTTGTACGACGCCGGGTACGCGGGGCTGCACTGGCCCGCCGACGCCGGTGGCCGGGGCGCCACACCCACGCAGCACCTGATCTTCCTGGAGGAGACGGAGCGGGCCGGGGCGCCCTACGTCGGGGCGAACTTCGTCGGGCTGCTGCACGCCGGACCCACCGTCGCGGCCGAGGGCACCGCCGAACAGCGGGCCCGCTGGCTGCCGCCGGTGCTGCGGGGCGAGGAGATGTGGTGCCAGGGGTTCAGCGAGCCGGACGCGGGATCGGACCTGGCCTCGCTGCGGACCCGGGCGGTGCGCGACGGCGACGACTACGTGGTGAGCGGGCAGAAGATCTGGACCTCGCACGCGGAGGTCGCCGACTGGTGCGAGCTGCTGGTGAGGACGGACGCGCAGGCGCCGAAGCACCGGGGCATCAGCTGGCTCGCCATGCGGATGGACAGTCCGGGGGTCACGGTCAGGCCGCTGCGGACGCTGGCCGGGTCCACCGAGTTCGCCGAGATGTTCCTCGACGAGGTGCGGGTGCCCGTCTCGCACCGCGTCGGGGCGGAGAACGACGGCTGGCGGGTCACCATGGTCACGCTCTCGTTCGAGCGCGGGACGGCCTTCGTCGGCGAGGTCGTCGCCTGCCGCCGGACGCTGGACGCGCTGGCCGCCGAGGCCCGCAGGAACGGGCGCTGGGACGATGCGGTGCTGCGCCGGAGGCTGGGCAGGCTGAGTGCCGAGCTCCGGGCGCTGTGGCGGCTCACCCAGTGGAACGTCAGTGAGGCGCAGGCCAGTGGGGGAGTGCCCGGGATCGGCGGTTCGGTCTTCAAGCTGCGGTACTCGCATGTCCGCCAGGAGCTGTACGAGGCGGCGGCCGAGGTGCTCGGGGCCACGGACGCCCTGGATCTGGACCAGGAGTGGGTGCTGGACCGGCTCTCCTCGCTCTCGTACACGATCGCGGCCGGTACTTCGCAGATCCAGCGGAACATCGTCGCCGAGCGGATTCTCGGCCTGCCGAAGGGGCGGTGAGCGGGGAGTGGACTTCCAGCTCTCGGAGGACCAGCGCGCCCTGCGGGCGGGGATACGGGGCCTGCTCGCCGGCCGGTTCGACAGGGACCGGATGCGGGCGGCGCACGAGCGGGGAGGGGGCGTGGACCGGGCGCTGTGGCGGGAGCTCGGTGCGGCCGGGTTCTTCGCGCTGCGGCTCCCGGAGGCGGCGGGCGGGGTCGGTCTCGGACTGCCCGAATCCGTACTCTTGTTCGAGGAGGTGGGGCGGGCGCTGCTGCCCGGACCGCTGGCCGCCACCCAGCTGGCCGCGGGCGCGGTGAAGGGGGCGGCCGAGGGTGAGGCCGTGGTCGCGCTGGCGGAGGCGGGGCGGCCCGTGGGGCACCTGGAGGGGGCCGACGCGCTGCTGGTCCTGGACGGGGACCGGACGCGGCTGGTGAGCGGCGGGGCGCTGCGACGGCTGGTGGACGAGGCCCGGCCCGTGCGGTCGCTGGATCCGGGTACGCCGTTGTGGCGGGTGCCGGACCTGTCCGCGTACGAGGGCGAGGTGCTGCCCGACGGGGCGCGGCTGCGGTGCGAGGGTGCGCTGCTGGCCGCGGCCGAACAGCTCGGCAGTGCCGCCCGCAGCCTGGAGGCGGCCGTCCAACACGCCGGTTCGCGGGAACAGTTCGGTGTGCCGATCGGGGCGTTCCAGGCGGTCAAACATCTGTGTGCCGGAATGCTGGTGCGCGCCGAGCCGGCCCGCACTGCCGTCTACGCGGCCGCGGTGACCGGCGACCCGGTGGAGGCCGCCGGGGCCAAGCTCCTTGCCGACGAGGCGGCCGTCGACAACGCCCGCGACTGCCTCCAGGTGCACGGCGGCATGGGCTTCACCTGGGAGGCGGATGTCCATCTGCGTCTCAAGCGGGCCTGGCTGCGGTCCGGGCAGTGGCTGACGGCGGCGGACGCGGAGGAGGTGCTGGCGGCCGATCTGGGCTGAGCGGGGTGCAAGGGTGCCCCGTGCACGCAGGTGACGCGACGGGCCCCAGAGGTTCACGCTGCGGAGTGACGCAGCGCAGTCGGTACGTCCCGATACCGGCTTGTGTCCTATGCGTAATTCGTCACGGGCCGGAGTCGGCGCCGGGCTCGGGTACGCTCCGTTGGATGCGAGTGGTTCTGGAACCTGGCGATCCGGATGTGGCCTGTGCGGCGACTCCGGTCCGCGAGAGGTGCCCTGCTCGTGATCCACGCGGAAGCGCCGGGCCTGCCGGGGAAGCGATTCCCGGGGTGACTGCGCGCCTCTGTTCGACTCTCCGCAACGTGCGTCGCACAGTATGCACCACGCGTACTCCTTCGCGTTGGAATATGCCCGAAGCGCTTGTTGCGGTGACTGTACGTCAACCATGCTGTCTCGTAAGGGAATCACGTTCCGTGACCCTGAGGAGGCGCGAGGCGATGTGTCCGCCGGTTCGGATGGTGTGAGCGGTGCAGGTGCTTCAGGTTCAGTTGGAGGTCGGGCCCGACCCCGCGGAGGTCGGACGGGCCCGCAGATGGGCGCGTTCGAGGCTCGTCGGATCCGGGATAGGAGACGACGAGCCGCTGGCCGAGACGCTCATCCTGCTCATCTCGGAGCTGGTCACGAACGCGGTCGTGCACACGGGCTGTCCGGCCGTGCTGCGCATGCTGTTCGGCTCGACCGGGGCCCCGGGCAATGCCGGGACCGTCCGGGTCGAGGTGGCCGACACCAGCTGCCGCCCGCCGCAGCAGCGGCACGCGGAGGGCGAGGACACCGGCGGCCGCGGCCTTGAACTGGTCGACGGCCTGGCCGACCGCTGGGGCTGGCAGCCGGAAGGTGCGGGCAAGCGCATCTGGTGCGAGGTCGACCGCGGTATCCCGCTGATCCAGGTGCAGATGCAGCCAGGCCCTCCCGAGCGCGAGAATGCCGACGGCTGCGGCGCGGGCGCCGCGTACGAGGCACACGAGGCGCACGCGGGCAGCCACCGCGCGTAGGGCCTCTCGTTCGGATCAGGCCGGGCTCGCGGGGTCCGGCGCGCCCACCCGCGCACGGGGCGGCCGGTATGGCGGGTTCCGTGCGCGCGGCGGCGGCTCAGAGGATCGCGACCGGGGCGACCGGCGTGCCGGTGGCGCCGACGAAGGGCTCCGGCATGGCGGAGAGCAGGAAGGCGTAGCGCCCCGCGTCCGCACAGGCTGTGGACAAGTCCTCCAGGTTCCAGTTCTGGCCCTGGAGCATGCCCATCTCGACCAGGTCGAGTGCGTGCACCCCCAGCCACAGGTCCTCGATCTCCGGCGGGAAGATCTCGAAGGTCAGCGTGTCATTGGCGACCGCGGCCACGTCGCGGGCCCGGAACCACTCCGGCGTGCGGATCGACAGGCCCGGTGACGGATACCCGTAGGCGTTCTTGTCCCCGGAGAGGTACACCTGCACCTGTCCCGTCCGTACGAGGACGATGTCCCCGGACCGTACCCTGACCCCGGCCAGTTCCTCGGCCGCCTCCAGGTCCTCGGGGGTGACCGCGTGGCCGCCCGGCAGCCGGTCCACGCCGTGGGCACGGGCGACGTCGAGGAGGACCCCGCGCGAGACGATGTGCGGCGCCTTGTCGATGCCGCTGAACTGCGCGCCGCCGTGGGCGGTGATCGTGGCCGCCGGCCGCCCGTTGTAGATCTTCCCCGAGTGCGAGGCGTGGGTGAGCGCGTCCCAGTGGGTCGCGGCCTGGAGCCCCAGGACGGCGGTGTCGTCGCTGGTGGCGACGGTGCCGGGGCCGAAGATCTCCTGATTGATCTGGACCATGGTGTGCAGCGGATTGACCCGCCCGGGGATCAGCCCGCTCTGTACGCCGTCCTGCTGGAGCGGCAGGGCGAGCGCGATACGTCGGCCGCTGCGGACGGTGGCCGCCGCCTCCTGTACGACCTCGTCGGTGATGAGGTTGAGGGTGCCGATCTCGTCGTCGGCACCCCAGCGACCCCAGTTGTTCACGCGCTTGGCGAGGTCGTGGAACTCGGCCGGCAAAGACATGGCGCCTCCTGGGGCTTGTGCCGGTGGACCTGATGACCCATAGAATCTAACGGTCCGTCAGAAACCGCGGGAAGGGGCCGGGCATGGGGAACTTCTTGGCAGGCAAGGTCGTGGCAGTGACGGGTGCCGGGCGCGGCATCGGGCGGGCCGTCGCGCTCGCCGCGGCGGCGGAGGGGGCGAGGGTCGTGGTCAACGACTACGGCGTCTCCATCGAGGGAGGTGAGCCCGCCAGCGAGATAGCGGAGTCCGTCGTCAAGGAGATCGTGGCGGCGGGCGGCGAAGCGGTCGCGGTGGCGGACGACATCTCCACGATGGCCGGCGGACAGCGGGTCGTGGACACCGCGCTGGCGGAGTTCGGCCGGATCGACGGGGTCGTCTGCGTGGCCGGGATCCTGCGTGAACGCATGCTCTTCAACATGTCCGAGGCGGAGTGGGACCCCGTGGTCGCCACCCATCTCAAGGGCACGTTCACCGTTTTCCGGGCGGCCTCCGCGGTGATGCGCAAACAGGAGGGCGCCGGCACGCTCATCGGCTTCACCAGCGGCAACCACCAGGGCAGCGTCGCCCAGGCGAACTACAGCGCGGCCAAGGGCGGCATCATCTCGCTGGTCCGCAGCGCGGCGCTGGGCCTCCACAAGTACGGCGTCACGGCGAACGCGGTCGCGCCGGTGGCGCGGACCCGGATGTCCGCGAACGTCCCCATGGAGTTGAAGGAGATCGGCGAACCGGAGGACGTGGCGGCACTCGTCGTCTACCTGCTCAGCGAGCGCGCCCGCGCGGAGAGGATCACCGGCCAGGTGTACACGATCGCGGGCCCGAAGATCGCGGTCTGGGCCCAGCCGAGGGAACTGCGCGCGGGGTACGCGGAAGGGGCGGCGTGGACTCCGGAACGCATCGCGGACTTCCTGCCCGGGACGGTCGGGACGGACCCGATGCCGATGCTGGCGCAGCTGGAGGAGATGGCGGCGGCGGCCAAGGCCGCGGCGCGGCCGAACGCGTAGCCGGGTGAGCCTTCCCGCCCCGGGGCGGGCGCCTGCCACCGCCTCTGCGGCACGGGTTCCTTCCCCTTGCGGGGTGGGGCGGCCCGCATTCGTCCCTGCGGGGTGGGGCGGGCGCGGATTCGTTCCTGCGGGGTGGAGTGGGCCTGTGTCCTCCTGCCTGAGGGGGCTTGCCCTGCGGGAGCGGGGCGTGAAATCAAGCCCCTCCGGCGATTGAGGAGCGGGGGTGCGGGGGCGGAGCCCCCGGTCGGGGCCGAGCTCCGGTTGCCTGGCGCGGGCGCGTCGCCGGGGCGCTGCCCCGGACCCCGCTCCTCACTCGCCGGAGGGGCTTGATCTGGCCACGTACACGCACAAGTGCGGGAAGCACACCGGCAATTCAAGGAACACCACCGCCGAGCGCGTGCTCGGCCCAGCGAGGGAGTCGAGATGAGAGGCGTCGTCTTCGACGGCAAACGGACCGAGGTCGTCGACGACCTGGAGATACGCGACCCCGGCCCCGGCGAGGTGCTGGTGGGCATCGCCGCGGCCGGGCTCTGCCACAGCGATCTGTCGGTGATCGACGGGACGATCCCGTTCCCGCTGCCGGTCGTGCTCGGCCACGAGGGCGCCGGCGTCGTCGAGGCGGTCGGCGCAGGCGTGAGCCATGTCGCGCCCGGCGACCATGTGGCCCTGTCCACGCTCGCCAGCTGCGGCGCCTGCGCGCAGTGCGACCGGGGAAGGCCCACGATGTGCCGCAAGGCGATCGGCATGCCGGGGCAGCCGTTCTCGCGCGGCGGGAAACCGCTGTACCAGTTCGCGTCCAACTCGGCCTTCGCCGAACGGACCCTGGTCAAGGCCGTGCAGGCGGTGAAGATCCCCGCCGACCTGCCCCTGACCTCGGCCGCCCTGATCGGCTGCGGGGTGCTGACGGGAGTCGGAGCCGTACTCAACCGGGCCAAGGTCGACCGCGGCGAGAGCGTCGTCGTCATCGGCACCGGCGGCATCGGGCTCAACGTGATCCAGGGCGCGCGGATCGCCGGAGCGCTGACCATCGTCGCGGTCGACTCCAACCCCGACAAGGAGGCCGTGGCCCGGCAGTTCGGCGCCACGCACTTCCTCACCTCGGCGGAGGGCGTCAAGGAGATCCTGCCGCACGGCGCCGACCACGCCTTCGAGTGCGTGGGTCGCACCGAGCTGATCCGTACCGCGATCGACCTGCTGGACCGGCACGGCCAGGCGATCCTGCTCGGCGTGCCGGCGGCGACGGCCGAGGCGTCGTTCCTGGTCTCGTCGATGTACCTGGACAAGTCGATCCTGGGCTGCCGCTACGGCTCCTCGCGGCCGCAGCGCGACATCGCGCTGTACGCGGAGCTGTACCGCGAGGGCCGGCTGCTGCTGGACGAACTGGTCACCGAGACCTACCCGGTGGAGGACTTCGCCAAGGCGGCGGACGACGCGCACCACGGGCGGGTGGCCCGGGGCGTGCTGGTGTTCTAGGCCCTGACACTCCTCTAGGCCCTGACACCGCGCGGCCGGGCCCCGGCCGCCGTCGACCGGAACGTCCGCCGGTACATCGTCGGCGACACCCCCAGCGCCGCCTGCAGATGCTGCCGGAGGGAGGTGGGGGTGCCGAAGCCGGCGTCACGCGCGATCCGGTCGACCGACAGATCGGTGGACTCCAGCAGCCGGCGGGCCAGCTCCACCCGCTGCTGGGTCAGCCACTGGACCGGGCTGATCCCGACCTCCTCGCGGAACCGCCGGGTGAACGTCCGTACGCTCATCGACTCCTGCTGCGCCATGTCGCGCAGCAGGATCGGCGACTCCAGCCGGCCGAGCGCCCAGGCCCGGGCGGTGGTCGTGGCCGAGACGCCCGGGTCGGGGAGCGGGCGCTGGATGTACTGGGCCTGGCCGCCGTCGCGGTGCGGCGGTACGACCGTGCGCCGGGCGACGTCGTTGGCGACGGCGGTGCCGTGGTCGCGGCGCACGATGTGCAGGCAGAGGTCGATGCCGGCGGCGACCCCGGCGGACGTGAGGACGTCCCCGTCGTCGATGAACAGGACGTCGGGATCGACCCGGACGGCGGGGAACAGCTTCTGGAAGTGGTCGGCGGCGGACCAGTGGGTGGTGGCCGGGCGCCCGTCGAGGTATCCGGCCGCGGCGAGGACGTAGCCGCCGGTGCAGATGGAGACCATCCGCGTGCCGGGCCTGATGTGCGCGAACGCGGCGGCGAGCTCGTCCGTCAGCCGGCCCTCGGTGTAGACGGGGCCGAGTTCGTAGCTGGCGGGGATCACCACGGTGTCGGCCGTGGCGAGCGCCTCCGGGCCGTTCTCGACGGTGATCGTGAAGTCCGCGTCGGTGCTGACCGGGCCGGGCGGCCGGATCGAGCAGGTCACGACTTCGTACAGTTTCCGGCCTCGGTTCAGCGGCTCGGAACCGAGCGAACGGCCGAAAATCCTTTGAGGGATGCCCAGTTCGAAGGGGAGCAGCCCATCGAGGGCGAGAACGACGACCCGGTGCGGCACGGTACGGACTCCCTTCGCACTAGCTGGTGTAGACCATAAGCTGATACATGTCCTCGGTGTGAAGGAAAAGTCAGCAGACCTCGCGGGCATTCCCGCCGCGGATCATGAAGGCGCTCCGCGCGATGCGCCGCCCCTGCCGTGTGCGCCCCTCGGACCGGACCGGCTCTGGAACCGCAACTTCCGGCTCTTCTTCGTGGCCCGGACCGCCGCCCTCTTCGGCGACGGAATGATCCCGGTGGCGCTCACCGCGGGGCTGCTGGGAGCCGGGCGGCCGCACTCCTCGGTGGGATTCGCGCTGGCGGCCTGGATGGGCCCGCTGGCCCTGTTCGTCCTCTTCGGCGGCGTCCTGGCGGATCGTTTCACCCCGCGCCGGATGATGATCATCGCTGACGCGCTGCGGCTGATCGGCGCCTCGGTGCTCGCGGTCTCCTTCGCCACCGGCAACCCGCCGCTGTGGGCGGTGTACGCGCTGAGCGCGGTGGCCGGTGTGGGGGCGGCGCTCTTCCAGCCGGGGGTCGCTTCGACCACCCCGCGGGTGGCGACGGACGTGCAGCGCGGCAATGCGGTGCTGCGGGTGTCCGAGGCGCTGATGACCATGGCCGGCCCGGCGTTCGCGGGCATGCTCGTCGGGCTGGCGAGCGCCGGCGCGGTCTACGCGGCCAATGCGGCGACGTTCCTGGTCTCCGGTGTCTGCCTCTTCCTGCTGCGGCTCGCGCCCGCCCCGTCGGACGAGGCGCCGCGCGGGACGTTCGTCGCGGAACTGGTCGACGGCTGGCGCGAGTTCAGGGCGCGCAGCTGGCTGTGGGGCGTGATCGCGATCTGGACGGTGTACGGCTTCGCCGTGCTCGGGCCGATGCTCCCGCTGACCGCCGTCGAGGTCACCGAGGCGCACGGCTCGGGGACGTACGGCGCGATGATGGCGGTG harbors:
- a CDS encoding RNA polymerase sigma factor, whose amino-acid sequence is MAKNAPPRWDRSMQQRLARGEAAALGELYDRFASLVHSQASRMLDDESAADLVTREVFGYVWENPNAYDPKQGSMRAWVARLTHRESVQRLRRAAAARTDDEYGVREDDDGDDAAGFAPADLEERVRLATAAARADYIVASMPAPLRAALELAYIQRRDYRQTATDLGVTEDEARRRLRLGLQLLSTAHTRPLEGSSPPGYGRPL
- a CDS encoding STAS domain-containing protein codes for the protein MTLRVAETERGEWTVLHMHGELDLVTSPVVRQSVHDAVAVGRHNVVLDLSEVFFCDSSGVGVLIASRRLMRSCGGRLRLILPARGAEDGSHVNRVLGALGVRRLFEVYPDWDSAVDDEAQPLSA
- a CDS encoding EF-hand domain-containing protein, which produces MDSAEYERKIAFRFAAFDQDGNGYIDRADFSAAAARLLTEFGTTARCDKGQALYSGAEAFWQGMAGIADVDGDQRVTREEFVGGAVKRLRDNPERFAEIARPFLRAAIAVADPENDGAAAVSAVERALRVLGASADAAAFAAQSLDADRDGRIAEADAVAAFAAYVTVIEPDA
- a CDS encoding class I adenylate-forming enzyme family protein, with the protein product MNETAHALGASGTFWELIERRAALTPERTFLIQDDRTLTFGELRTRAERVAAGLYALGVRPGTVVAWQLPTRLETALLSFALARIGAVQSPVIPFYRDREVGFALRESKAEYFAVPGTWRGFDHTAMAARLSADLAHPPELIEAYDTLPDGDPSFLPPPPSDGTAVRWIYWTSGTTSDPKGVLHTDRSLIAGGSCLAHALHLSADDIGSVAFPFAHVGGPDYAVMLLLYGFPAVLFEHFAMPDALAGYRRHGVTVAGGSTAFYSMFLAEQRKDPGRPVVPTLRLLAGGGAPKPPELYHAVVREMGVQLTHGYGMTEVPMITMGAPDDTVEHLAETEGRPPEGMEIRITDEDGKPVPHGTDGEVRLRGEAVCRGYLASTSPSPFDAEGFLITGDVGHVRPSGHLVLTGRLKDIIIRKGENISAKEIEDLLARHPGVGDAAVIGLPDQSRGERVCAVVEQPPGAAALTLPELTAYLRGEGLSVHKLPEQLELVDALPRNEALRKVLKYQLRERFA
- a CDS encoding amidohydrolase family protein, producing MTELPRIVSVDDHVIEPPHLFSTWLPAKYRERGPQPLTAGIGELAYTGGKYVITMDPDGPPTDWWIYEDLKFPYKRNIAAVGFDRDDMTLEGITRAEMRRGCWDPVERLKDMDLNHVEASLCFPTFPRFCGQTFAEAHDKEVALACVRAYNDWMVEEWCGDSGGRLIPLCIIPLWDIDLAVAEIRRNAARGVRAVTFSEIPTYLGLPSIHTGYWDPFFAVCQETGTVVNMHIGSSSQMPAASPDAPPAVQASLSFNNAMASMMDFLFSGVLVKFPQLKLAYSEGQMGWIPYALERADDVWEEHRAWGGVRDLIPEPPSTYYYRQMFCCFFRDKHGVASLDVVGRDNATFETDYPHVDSTFPHTKEVALDHVKGLDDETVYKLMRGNAIRMLGLDLDK
- a CDS encoding acyl-CoA dehydrogenase → MDLAYTEEEEAFRARLREWLGSVLPGLPGKPDPGDWPGRRAYDAGWQRLLYDAGYAGLHWPADAGGRGATPTQHLIFLEETERAGAPYVGANFVGLLHAGPTVAAEGTAEQRARWLPPVLRGEEMWCQGFSEPDAGSDLASLRTRAVRDGDDYVVSGQKIWTSHAEVADWCELLVRTDAQAPKHRGISWLAMRMDSPGVTVRPLRTLAGSTEFAEMFLDEVRVPVSHRVGAENDGWRVTMVTLSFERGTAFVGEVVACRRTLDALAAEARRNGRWDDAVLRRRLGRLSAELRALWRLTQWNVSEAQASGGVPGIGGSVFKLRYSHVRQELYEAAAEVLGATDALDLDQEWVLDRLSSLSYTIAAGTSQIQRNIVAERILGLPKGR